Proteins encoded within one genomic window of Actinoplanes octamycinicus:
- the pstC gene encoding phosphate ABC transporter permease subunit PstC: protein MGDYPSRSVNATAGDLGVTGRHARGAGSGMPPGSYDEPPFGGGGALPKKARFSMETGFRGISRAAGAMVLVIIVAIAVFLISKAVPALSADTENFLTYNRWNPNAAEPAFGISVLAFGTLLSSIIALLVAVPIALGIALFLSHYAPKRLATPLGFAIDLLAAVPSVVFGLWGRDVFQEPIREFSVWLNHYFGWLPIFGGEGPFGQSIMLGGVVLAIMVLPIVTSLSREVFQQTPAMNEEAALALGATKWEMIRTAVLPYGKPGVVAAVMLGLGRALGETIALALTLGITWNISFNLIQSGGNSIAANIANSFNEANDTGRGALIASGLVLFAITLVVNMTARAIIYRRREFRDSAA from the coding sequence ATGGGTGACTATCCCTCTCGCTCGGTGAACGCCACCGCCGGCGACCTGGGTGTGACTGGACGTCACGCCCGGGGCGCCGGCTCCGGCATGCCACCGGGCAGTTACGACGAGCCCCCCTTCGGTGGCGGCGGCGCCCTCCCCAAGAAGGCCCGGTTCTCCATGGAGACCGGCTTCCGCGGGATTTCCCGGGCTGCCGGCGCGATGGTGCTGGTCATCATCGTCGCGATCGCCGTCTTCCTGATCTCCAAGGCGGTGCCGGCCCTCTCGGCCGACACCGAGAACTTCCTGACCTACAACCGCTGGAACCCGAACGCGGCGGAGCCGGCCTTCGGCATCTCCGTGCTGGCCTTCGGCACCCTGCTGTCGTCGATCATCGCGCTGCTCGTCGCGGTGCCGATCGCGCTGGGGATCGCGCTGTTCCTGTCGCACTACGCGCCGAAGCGGCTGGCCACCCCGCTGGGCTTCGCGATCGACCTGCTCGCCGCGGTGCCCAGCGTGGTCTTCGGCCTCTGGGGACGCGACGTCTTCCAGGAGCCGATCCGCGAGTTCTCGGTCTGGCTGAACCACTACTTCGGCTGGCTGCCGATCTTCGGTGGCGAGGGCCCGTTCGGGCAGTCGATCATGCTCGGCGGCGTGGTCCTCGCGATCATGGTGCTGCCGATCGTCACCTCGCTCTCCCGGGAGGTCTTCCAGCAGACCCCGGCGATGAACGAGGAGGCCGCGCTGGCGCTCGGCGCGACCAAGTGGGAGATGATCCGCACCGCGGTCCTGCCGTACGGCAAGCCCGGCGTGGTCGCCGCCGTGATGCTCGGCCTGGGCCGCGCCCTCGGCGAGACCATCGCGCTGGCGCTCACCCTCGGTATCACCTGGAACATCTCGTTCAACCTGATCCAGTCCGGCGGCAACTCGATCGCCGCGAACATCGCCAACTCCTTCAACGAGGCGAACGACACCGGCCGCGGTGCCCTGATCGCCTCCGGCCTGGTGCTGTTCGCCATCACGCTGGTCGTCAACATGACCGCGCGGGCGATCATCTACCGTCGCCGCGAGTTCCGGGACAGTGCCGCATGA
- a CDS encoding NUDIX hydrolase, producing MPLPPAMMKRARDFTGPPAPARPAATVVLLRPSGDAFQVYVLRRMTSMAFGGVYAFPGGTVDPSDRPETLRDDWAARLGVPEEQARAVVGAAARELFEEAGVVLAGPAAEPDRTVADAGDPSWEADRAAVLRRELTMAELLARRGLRLRDDLLLPWARWITPEFEPKRFDTWFFAALLPESQEARDVSGEADRTAWVDPRDSADLPMLPPTRHTLDQIAAAGTIPGVVAASEHRDAARPVMPRIDVAPDGTATLSL from the coding sequence ATGCCACTGCCGCCCGCGATGATGAAGAGGGCCCGGGATTTCACCGGGCCGCCCGCCCCGGCCCGCCCGGCCGCCACGGTGGTCCTGCTGCGGCCGTCCGGCGACGCCTTCCAGGTGTACGTGCTGCGCCGGATGACCTCGATGGCGTTCGGCGGCGTCTACGCCTTCCCGGGCGGCACCGTCGACCCGTCCGACCGTCCGGAGACGCTGCGCGACGACTGGGCGGCCCGGCTCGGCGTGCCCGAGGAGCAGGCCCGGGCGGTGGTCGGCGCGGCCGCCCGGGAGCTGTTCGAGGAGGCCGGCGTGGTGCTGGCCGGCCCGGCCGCGGAGCCGGACCGGACGGTGGCCGACGCCGGCGATCCGAGCTGGGAGGCGGACCGGGCGGCGGTGCTGCGCCGCGAGCTGACCATGGCCGAGCTGCTGGCCCGGCGGGGGCTGCGGCTGCGCGACGACCTGCTGCTGCCGTGGGCCCGGTGGATCACCCCGGAGTTCGAGCCGAAACGGTTCGACACCTGGTTCTTCGCGGCGCTGCTGCCGGAGTCGCAGGAGGCCCGGGACGTCTCCGGCGAGGCCGACCGGACCGCCTGGGTGGATCCGCGCGACTCGGCGGACCTGCCGATGCTGCCGCCCACCCGGCACACCCTGGACCAGATCGCCGCGGCCGGCACGATCCCGGGCGTGGTGGCCGCCTCCGAGCACCGGGACGCGGCCCGCCCGGTGATGCCCCGGATCGACGTCGCGCCGGACGGCACCGCCACGCTGAGTCTGTGA
- a CDS encoding DUF402 domain-containing protein translates to MPSEMVRVIYTKYDGSAHRDYPARRLAEDDLGVWVGVTQGTASVYHGRPSVEQIPFVLLIPHQAWWTGMFNPPPRTSEVYCDITTPARWEGDTVHIVDLDLDVVRRRETGLVELRDEDEFEEHRTLFGYPEDLVGHANAAARLLLDRLGDGTEPFASHYRKHLLEVTQ, encoded by the coding sequence ATGCCGAGCGAGATGGTCCGGGTCATCTACACGAAGTACGACGGTTCGGCGCATCGCGACTATCCGGCCCGCCGGCTGGCCGAGGACGACCTGGGCGTCTGGGTCGGCGTGACGCAGGGCACCGCGTCGGTCTACCACGGCCGCCCGTCCGTCGAGCAGATCCCGTTCGTCCTGCTCATCCCGCATCAGGCCTGGTGGACCGGGATGTTCAACCCGCCGCCGCGGACCAGCGAGGTCTACTGCGACATCACCACCCCGGCCCGCTGGGAGGGTGACACGGTGCACATCGTCGACCTCGACCTGGACGTGGTCCGGCGCCGCGAGACCGGGCTGGTCGAGCTGCGCGACGAGGACGAGTTCGAGGAGCACCGGACGCTGTTCGGTTACCCGGAGGACCTGGTCGGCCACGCGAACGCGGCCGCCCGGCTGCTGCTCGACCGGCTGGGCGACGGCACCGAGCCGTTCGCCTCGCACTACCGCAAGCACCTGCTAGAGGTCACCCAGTAA
- the sigJ gene encoding RNA polymerase sigma factor SigJ — protein sequence MLSPAVHEFEAHRSYLTAVAFRILGNRAEAEDAVQEAWLRFAQQSDIRDPRGWLTTVTSRICLTQLTSARVRRTAYPGEWLPVFAVDPDADPAGHAERADQVGMALLVVLERLTPEQRVAFVLHDAFGVPFEEVATVLDSTPAAARQHASRGRRAVTEGGIRHTAGPAEQRRVLTAFLAAAQSGDFRTLAAVLAPDVVAISDGGGVVRSALRPIHGAEKVGRLFHGLLTHRMATMTEVEVAPVLVAGGAGMLLRGRMDGAPVRSVLTVAVDDGRITGIFLQQNPEKVLLGDL from the coding sequence ATGCTGTCGCCTGCCGTGCACGAGTTCGAGGCGCACCGGTCCTACCTGACGGCGGTCGCCTTCCGGATCCTCGGCAACCGGGCCGAGGCCGAGGACGCGGTGCAGGAGGCCTGGCTGCGCTTCGCGCAGCAGAGCGACATCCGGGATCCGCGCGGCTGGCTGACCACGGTCACCTCACGGATCTGCCTGACCCAGCTCACCTCGGCTCGGGTACGCCGTACCGCCTACCCCGGCGAGTGGCTCCCGGTCTTCGCGGTCGACCCGGACGCCGACCCGGCCGGCCACGCCGAGCGCGCCGACCAGGTCGGGATGGCGCTGCTGGTGGTGCTGGAGCGGCTCACCCCGGAGCAGCGGGTGGCGTTCGTGCTGCACGACGCGTTCGGGGTGCCGTTCGAGGAGGTGGCCACGGTGCTGGACAGCACGCCCGCGGCGGCCCGGCAGCACGCCTCCCGGGGGCGGCGGGCGGTGACCGAGGGCGGGATCCGGCACACCGCCGGGCCGGCCGAGCAGCGGCGGGTGCTGACCGCTTTCCTGGCGGCGGCACAGAGCGGCGATTTCCGTACGCTGGCCGCGGTCCTGGCCCCGGATGTCGTCGCGATCAGCGACGGCGGCGGGGTGGTCCGCAGCGCGCTGCGGCCGATCCACGGCGCCGAGAAGGTGGGCCGCCTCTTCCACGGCCTGCTCACCCACCGGATGGCCACGATGACCGAGGTCGAGGTGGCGCCGGTGCTGGTGGCGGGCGGCGCCGGGATGCTGCTGCGGGGCCGGATGGACGGGGCCCCGGTGCGCAGCGTGCTCACCGTCGCCGTCGACGACGGGCGGATCACCGGGATCTTCCTGCAGCAGAACCCGGAGAAGGTCTTACTGGGTGACCTCTAG
- the pstS gene encoding phosphate ABC transporter substrate-binding protein PstS has protein sequence MKFQRSGLVAGIALTATIALTACGSDNNDKGSDTGAAAPSAGTCAGGTLTAQGSSAQKNAMDEWIKAYTAACADAKIDYQGTGSGAGVKAFISGLADFAGSDSALKDDEQPQADAKCGSPALNLPMVTGPIAVVYNVDGADGLQLSPSTIAKIFAGTITKWDDPAIKAENADAKLPSATIEAVHRSDESGTTDNFTKYLSKTAEKDWTFDHSKVWPATKGGTGAPKSDGVAAKIKSTPNTISYVELSFAENSSLKMAKVKNGAGEYTELTPEAAGKAIEGATVKGTGDDLKLDIDYNTKTAGAYPIVLATYEIVCTKYADAAKGKAVQGFLKYTASAEGQKKLADLGYAPLPETVRAKVAASVDKLS, from the coding sequence GTGAAGTTCCAGCGGTCCGGTCTCGTTGCCGGCATTGCTTTGACTGCGACGATCGCGCTCACCGCGTGCGGCTCGGACAACAACGACAAGGGCTCGGACACCGGCGCCGCGGCTCCGTCCGCCGGCACCTGTGCCGGTGGCACCCTGACGGCTCAGGGCTCGAGCGCTCAGAAGAACGCCATGGACGAGTGGATCAAGGCGTACACCGCGGCCTGTGCCGACGCCAAGATCGACTACCAGGGCACCGGCTCCGGCGCCGGCGTCAAGGCCTTCATCTCGGGCCTGGCCGACTTCGCCGGTTCCGACTCCGCCCTGAAGGACGACGAGCAGCCCCAGGCCGACGCCAAGTGCGGCTCGCCGGCGCTCAACCTCCCGATGGTCACCGGCCCGATCGCGGTGGTCTACAACGTGGACGGCGCCGACGGCCTGCAGCTGTCGCCGAGCACGATCGCGAAGATCTTCGCCGGCACCATCACCAAGTGGGACGACCCGGCGATCAAGGCGGAGAACGCCGACGCCAAGCTGCCGTCGGCCACCATCGAGGCGGTGCACCGCTCGGACGAGTCCGGCACCACCGACAACTTCACCAAGTACCTGAGCAAGACCGCGGAGAAGGACTGGACCTTCGACCACTCCAAGGTGTGGCCGGCCACCAAGGGTGGCACCGGCGCGCCGAAGTCGGACGGTGTGGCCGCCAAGATCAAGAGCACCCCGAACACCATCTCCTACGTCGAGCTGTCCTTCGCGGAGAACAGCAGCCTGAAGATGGCCAAGGTCAAGAACGGCGCCGGTGAGTACACCGAGCTGACCCCCGAGGCCGCCGGCAAGGCGATCGAGGGCGCGACGGTCAAGGGCACCGGCGACGACCTGAAGCTGGACATCGACTACAACACCAAGACGGCCGGCGCCTACCCGATCGTCCTGGCGACCTACGAGATCGTCTGCACCAAGTACGCGGACGCCGCCAAGGGCAAGGCGGTTCAGGGCTTCCTGAAGTACACCGCCTCCGCCGAGGGCCAGAAGAAGCTGGCCGACCTGGGCTACGCGCCGCTGCCCGAGACGGTGCGCGCCAAGGTTGCCGCGTCGGTCGACAAGCTGTCCTGA
- a CDS encoding inorganic phosphate transporter encodes MSPELVAVLAVIIAAMVFDYTNGFHDAANAIATSVSTRALTPRVALGMAAVGNFIGAHLGTEVAKTVGDGLVDLPTGIPSLGIVFAGVLGAVAWNLITWYFGLPSSSSHALFGGLVGATLVAGLGSVQWMNIVQKVLIPMVLSPVVGLILGFVAMIALMWTFRRGHPGKLNRGFRMAQTVSAAAMAVGHGTQDAAKTMGIVVLALYTGGFQDDTTHIPQWVYWASATMLAAGTYTGGWRIIRTLGRKIIDLGPSEGFAAETVASSVLYFNAFVLHAPISTTHTITSAIMGVGATKRLSAVRWNVAGNIVIAWVTTFPAAALLACLLYFVCRPLFG; translated from the coding sequence TTGTCACCCGAACTCGTCGCCGTCCTGGCGGTGATCATCGCCGCGATGGTGTTCGACTACACCAACGGCTTCCACGACGCGGCGAACGCGATCGCGACCAGTGTCAGCACCCGCGCGCTCACCCCGCGGGTGGCCCTCGGGATGGCCGCGGTCGGCAACTTCATCGGCGCGCACCTGGGCACCGAGGTCGCCAAGACGGTCGGTGACGGCCTGGTCGACCTGCCCACCGGCATCCCCAGCCTGGGCATCGTCTTCGCCGGCGTGCTCGGGGCCGTCGCCTGGAACCTGATCACCTGGTATTTCGGGCTGCCGTCCAGCTCCTCGCACGCGCTCTTCGGCGGGCTGGTCGGCGCCACCCTGGTGGCCGGCCTGGGCAGCGTGCAGTGGATGAACATCGTGCAGAAGGTCCTGATCCCGATGGTCCTCTCGCCGGTGGTCGGGCTGATCCTCGGCTTCGTCGCGATGATCGCGCTGATGTGGACGTTCCGGCGCGGCCACCCGGGCAAGCTGAACCGCGGCTTCCGGATGGCGCAGACCGTCTCGGCCGCGGCGATGGCGGTCGGGCACGGCACCCAGGACGCCGCCAAGACCATGGGCATCGTGGTGCTGGCGCTCTACACCGGCGGTTTCCAGGATGACACCACGCACATCCCGCAGTGGGTCTACTGGGCGTCCGCCACGATGCTGGCGGCCGGCACCTACACCGGCGGCTGGCGGATCATCCGCACCCTGGGCCGCAAGATCATCGACCTGGGCCCGTCCGAGGGTTTCGCCGCCGAGACGGTGGCCAGCTCGGTCCTCTACTTCAACGCCTTCGTCCTGCACGCGCCGATCTCCACCACCCACACCATCACCTCAGCGATCATGGGCGTCGGCGCCACCAAACGCCTCAGCGCGGTCCGCTGGAACGTCGCCGGCAACATCGTCATCGCCTGGGTCACCACGTTCCCGGCGGCCGCCCTGCTGGCCTGCCTCCTGTACTTCGTCTGCCGCCCCCTGTTCGGCTGA
- the pstA gene encoding phosphate ABC transporter permease PstA, which translates to MTPDNIRSRKFPLAANLAVAAAAIVLSAAVVLGTGVGNWVLVAVLAGVLYLVGLNVAAARVEGKRAARNRMWQTAIYTACVLAVLPLASVVWTLVSKGVERLDGDFFGSSMANIGARDANGGAYHAIIGTLEQVGIATLFAVPLGVLGAIYLVEYGKGRFAGTVRFFVDVMTGIPSIVAGLFVLSFWVLIVSPWFNDGNPQYSGFAAALALTVLMLPTIVRSTEEMLRLVPGPLREGAYALGVPQWKTIIKVVLPTAAPGIVTGVMLAIARAAGETAPVLLVAGGLARINFDPFSGGQSSLALYVFQQAGDASKYAPARAWTAALTLVALVLIFTIGAKLLARRNKLTR; encoded by the coding sequence ATGACGCCGGACAACATTCGCAGCCGCAAGTTCCCGCTGGCCGCCAACCTGGCGGTGGCCGCCGCCGCGATCGTGCTGTCGGCCGCCGTGGTGCTCGGCACCGGCGTCGGCAACTGGGTCCTGGTGGCCGTCCTGGCCGGCGTGCTCTACCTGGTCGGGCTCAACGTCGCGGCGGCCCGGGTGGAGGGCAAGCGGGCCGCCCGCAACCGGATGTGGCAGACCGCCATCTACACCGCCTGCGTGCTGGCCGTGCTGCCGCTCGCCTCGGTGGTCTGGACGCTGGTCTCCAAGGGCGTGGAGCGCCTGGACGGCGACTTCTTCGGCTCCTCGATGGCGAACATCGGCGCCCGGGACGCGAACGGCGGCGCCTACCACGCCATCATCGGCACCCTGGAGCAGGTCGGCATCGCCACCCTGTTCGCCGTGCCGCTCGGCGTGCTCGGCGCGATCTACCTGGTCGAGTACGGCAAGGGCCGGTTCGCCGGCACGGTCCGCTTCTTCGTGGACGTGATGACCGGCATCCCGTCGATCGTGGCCGGCCTGTTCGTCCTGTCCTTCTGGGTGCTGATCGTCAGCCCGTGGTTCAACGACGGGAACCCGCAGTACTCCGGCTTCGCCGCGGCGCTCGCGCTGACCGTGCTGATGCTGCCGACCATCGTGCGCTCCACCGAGGAGATGCTCCGCCTGGTGCCCGGTCCGCTGCGGGAGGGCGCGTACGCGCTCGGCGTCCCGCAGTGGAAGACGATCATCAAGGTGGTCCTGCCCACCGCGGCGCCCGGCATCGTCACCGGCGTCATGCTCGCCATCGCCCGCGCGGCCGGCGAGACCGCCCCGGTGCTGCTGGTCGCGGGTGGCCTCGCCCGGATCAACTTCGACCCGTTCAGTGGTGGCCAGTCGTCGCTGGCGCTCTACGTGTTCCAGCAGGCCGGCGACGCCTCGAAGTACGCGCCGGCCCGGGCCTGGACCGCCGCGCTGACGCTGGTCGCGCTCGTGCTGATCTTCACCATCGGCGCCAAGCTGCTCGCCCGCCGCAACAAACTGACCCGGTAA
- a CDS encoding Gfo/Idh/MocA family protein, protein MTGQNVRWGILGPGGIAATFAADLPLVPGAELAAVGSRNQATADAFAERFGFARAHGSYTALAADDGVDVVYVATPHAFHLAGALECVEAGKAVLVEKPITLDLPSAARLIEAARANRVFLMEAMWMRCNPAIRKAAELVEEGAIGWVSAIHADFGLQGPFAAEHRLRAPELGGGALLDLGVYPIHLAHLFLGLPISVQAWAHLTPERVDEHTGVLLGYQSGAVAALTCSINGASRNAASITGTDGRIDIPPGFMVPRSFTLSRPEKAPETFTFDFPGNGYQFEAAEVQRCLAAGELESPIVSQTTTLEVMNLLDSIRDQIGVTYPSLL, encoded by the coding sequence ATGACCGGACAGAACGTTCGCTGGGGCATTCTCGGTCCCGGCGGGATCGCCGCCACCTTCGCCGCCGACCTTCCGCTGGTGCCGGGGGCCGAGCTGGCCGCGGTCGGCTCGCGCAACCAGGCCACCGCCGACGCCTTCGCCGAGCGGTTCGGGTTCGCCCGGGCGCACGGGTCGTACACCGCGCTGGCCGCCGACGACGGGGTGGACGTGGTCTACGTGGCCACCCCGCACGCCTTCCACCTGGCCGGTGCGCTGGAGTGCGTCGAGGCCGGCAAGGCGGTGCTGGTGGAGAAACCGATCACGCTGGACCTGCCGTCCGCGGCCCGGCTGATCGAGGCGGCCCGGGCCAACCGCGTGTTCCTCATGGAAGCCATGTGGATGCGCTGCAACCCGGCCATCCGCAAGGCCGCCGAGCTGGTCGAGGAGGGTGCGATCGGCTGGGTCAGCGCGATCCACGCGGACTTCGGGCTGCAGGGGCCGTTCGCCGCCGAGCACCGGCTGCGCGCCCCCGAGCTGGGCGGCGGGGCGCTGCTCGACCTCGGGGTCTACCCGATCCACCTGGCCCACCTGTTCCTCGGGCTGCCGATCTCGGTGCAGGCCTGGGCACACCTCACCCCGGAACGGGTCGACGAGCACACCGGCGTCCTGCTCGGCTACCAGTCCGGCGCCGTCGCCGCGCTCACCTGCAGCATCAACGGCGCCAGCCGGAACGCCGCGTCGATCACCGGCACCGACGGCCGGATCGACATCCCGCCGGGCTTCATGGTGCCCCGCTCGTTCACGCTGAGCCGCCCGGAGAAGGCGCCGGAGACCTTCACCTTCGACTTCCCGGGCAACGGCTACCAGTTCGAGGCCGCCGAGGTGCAGCGCTGCCTGGCCGCCGGCGAACTGGAGAGCCCGATCGTCTCCCAGACCACCACCCTCGAAGTCATGAACCTCCTCGACTCCATCCGCGACCAGATCGGCGTGACCTACCCCAGCCTGCTCTGA
- a CDS encoding DUF47 domain-containing protein yields MKFSFRPVEGVFYDLFTKASLNLVKGTELLNELALPGVDVQSVSERLSDVEHDSDAITHELYKKINSTFITPFDRADIYSLGSQLDDVMDHLEAVGNLLYLYGLTELPSLPREMHELITVLDQQAKITSDAMPRLRSMKGLEEYWIEINRLENDGDRAYRMLLVRLFSGEYDALTVLKMKEVADELEAACDAFEHVANTVETIAVKES; encoded by the coding sequence GTGAAGTTCTCATTCCGCCCCGTCGAGGGCGTCTTCTACGACCTCTTCACCAAGGCCTCGTTGAACCTGGTGAAGGGCACCGAGCTGCTCAACGAGCTGGCTCTGCCCGGCGTGGACGTCCAGTCGGTCAGCGAACGGCTGAGCGATGTGGAGCACGACAGCGACGCGATCACGCACGAGCTGTACAAGAAGATCAACTCCACCTTCATCACGCCGTTCGACCGGGCCGACATCTACTCGCTCGGCTCCCAGCTGGACGACGTGATGGACCACCTGGAGGCGGTCGGCAACCTGCTCTACCTCTACGGCCTGACCGAGCTGCCGTCGCTGCCCCGGGAGATGCACGAGCTGATCACGGTGCTCGACCAGCAGGCGAAGATCACGTCGGACGCGATGCCCCGGCTGCGCTCGATGAAGGGTCTCGAGGAGTACTGGATCGAGATCAACCGCCTGGAGAACGACGGCGACCGGGCCTACCGGATGCTGCTGGTCCGGCTCTTCTCCGGGGAGTACGACGCACTGACCGTCCTGAAGATGAAGGAGGTCGCCGACGAGCTGGAGGCGGCCTGCGACGCGTTCGAGCACGTGGCGAACACGGTCGAGACCATCGCGGTCAAGGAGTCGTAA
- the pstB gene encoding phosphate ABC transporter ATP-binding protein PstB produces MAKRIEASNVSSYYGSFKAIDNVSMVVEPKTITALIGPSGCGKSTFLRSINRMHEVLPNARIEGRLTIDDQNIYDPDVDITAVRRMIGMVFQRPNPFPTMSIYENAVAGLKLNGVKKKSILDDAAEKSLRSANLWDEVKDRLDRPGAGLSGGQQQRLCIARTIAVEPQVVLMDEPCSALDPISTLAIEDLMFKLKDRFTIIIVTHNMQQAARVSDKTGFFSIDKTGEPGRLIEYDDTQKIFSNPSQKKTEDYITGRFG; encoded by the coding sequence ATGGCCAAGCGCATCGAGGCGAGCAACGTCTCCTCCTACTACGGCTCGTTCAAGGCGATCGACAACGTCTCGATGGTCGTCGAGCCGAAGACCATCACCGCCCTGATCGGCCCGTCCGGCTGCGGCAAGTCGACCTTCCTCCGGTCGATCAACCGCATGCACGAGGTCCTGCCGAACGCCCGGATCGAGGGCCGGCTCACCATCGACGACCAGAACATCTACGACCCGGACGTGGACATCACCGCGGTGCGTCGCATGATCGGCATGGTCTTCCAGCGGCCGAACCCGTTCCCGACCATGTCGATCTACGAGAACGCGGTGGCCGGCCTCAAGCTCAACGGGGTCAAGAAGAAGTCGATCCTGGACGACGCCGCGGAGAAGTCGCTGCGCTCGGCGAACCTCTGGGACGAGGTCAAGGACCGGCTGGACCGGCCCGGCGCCGGCCTCTCCGGCGGTCAGCAGCAGCGGCTCTGCATCGCCCGGACGATCGCGGTCGAGCCGCAGGTCGTGCTGATGGACGAGCCCTGCTCGGCGCTCGACCCGATCTCGACGCTGGCGATCGAGGACCTGATGTTCAAGCTGAAGGACCGCTTCACGATCATCATCGTCACGCACAACATGCAGCAGGCCGCCCGGGTCAGCGACAAGACCGGCTTCTTCTCGATCGACAAGACCGGCGAGCCGGGGCGTCTGATCGAGTACGACGACACCCAGAAGATCTTCAGCAACCCGTCGCAGAAGAAGACCGAGGACTACATCACCGGCCGCTTCGGTTGA
- a CDS encoding IS110 family transposase: MWFCRDDGKVNGYMGQLIIGVDPHKRSATIEIINEREQVLARGRYGTDTGGYQQMLAAGRRHAGRVWAVEGCNGIGRHLAQRLVADGETVLDVPAKLAAKARNFDTGHGRKTDGHDAHHIAVTALRTPGLRRVHADGATVALRLLADRRDQLGATRTETINRLHQLLLELIPGGAKKNLTTDQARTLLERVSVPAGDIVTATRYQLAGDLADELTTLDTKIKAANRQLKTVLAATGTQLTSLNGIGPSGAARLLGDIGDISRFPTRGHFATWNGTAPIDVSSGDNHHHRLNRAGNRRINRVLHIMAITQLRFDTPGRAYYQRKRAEGKTAMEAMRALKRRLSDTVYRQMIKDDHTAQQTATGPGGHTGATLNSSAADPNPKIDTSEKSQPGPANHHPKTPLTPTP; encoded by the coding sequence GTGTGGTTCTGCCGCGACGACGGGAAGGTCAACGGGTACATGGGTCAGCTGATCATTGGAGTCGATCCGCACAAGCGGTCCGCGACGATCGAGATCATCAACGAGCGTGAACAGGTGCTGGCCCGTGGCAGGTACGGCACCGACACCGGTGGCTACCAGCAGATGCTCGCCGCCGGCCGCCGTCACGCCGGCCGGGTGTGGGCGGTCGAGGGCTGTAACGGCATCGGCCGGCACCTGGCCCAGCGGCTGGTCGCCGACGGCGAAACCGTGCTGGACGTCCCGGCGAAACTCGCCGCGAAAGCCCGCAACTTTGACACCGGGCACGGCCGTAAAACCGACGGTCACGACGCGCACCACATCGCGGTGACCGCCCTGCGCACCCCGGGCCTGCGCCGCGTTCACGCCGACGGCGCCACCGTCGCGCTGCGGCTGCTGGCCGACCGCCGCGACCAGCTCGGCGCCACCCGCACCGAGACCATCAACCGGCTGCACCAGCTACTGCTCGAACTGATCCCCGGCGGCGCGAAGAAGAACCTGACCACCGACCAGGCCCGCACCCTGCTCGAACGCGTCAGCGTCCCGGCCGGCGACATCGTCACCGCCACCCGCTATCAGCTGGCCGGCGACCTGGCCGACGAGCTCACCACCCTGGACACCAAGATCAAAGCAGCCAACCGGCAGCTGAAGACCGTGCTGGCCGCCACCGGCACCCAGCTGACCAGCCTCAACGGCATCGGCCCCTCCGGCGCCGCCCGCCTGCTCGGCGACATCGGCGACATCAGCCGCTTCCCGACCCGCGGGCACTTCGCCACCTGGAACGGCACCGCCCCCATCGACGTGTCCTCCGGCGACAACCATCATCACCGGCTCAACCGGGCCGGGAACCGGCGCATCAACCGGGTCCTGCACATCATGGCCATCACCCAGCTCCGCTTCGACACCCCCGGCCGCGCCTACTACCAGCGCAAACGCGCCGAAGGCAAAACCGCGATGGAAGCCATGCGAGCGTTGAAACGACGCCTGTCCGACACCGTCTACCGCCAAATGATCAAAGACGACCACACGGCACAACAGACAGCGACGGGTCCGGGAGGACACACGGGGGCGACTCTGAACTCCAGCGCGGCCGACCCAAACCCCAAGATCGACACTTCGGAAAAGTCACAACCCGGACCCGCCAACCACCACCCTAAAACACCCCTCACACCAACCCCTTGA